The following are encoded together in the Neomonachus schauinslandi chromosome 15, ASM220157v2, whole genome shotgun sequence genome:
- the KAT2A gene encoding histone acetyltransferase KAT2A isoform X1: MAEPSQASTPAPATQPRPLQSPAPAPTPTPAPSPASAPTPAPTPAPAPTPAAAPAGSTGTGGPGVGSGGTGSGGDPARPGLSQQQRASQRKAQVRGLPRAKKLEKLGVFSACKANETCKCNGWKNPKPPTAPRMDLQQPAANLSELCRSCEHPLADHVSHLENVSEDEINRLLGMVVDVENLFMSVHKEEDTDTKQVYFYLFKLLRKCILQMTRPVVEGSLGSPPFEKPNIEQGVLNFVQYKFSHLAPRERQTMFELSKMFLLCLNYWKLETPAQFRQRSQAEDVATYKVNYTRWLCYCHVPQSCDSLPRYETTHIFGRSLLRSIFTVTRRQLLEKFRVEKDKLVPEKRTLILTHFPKFLSMLEEEIYGANSPIWESSFTMPPSEGTQLVPRPATVSAAVVPNAPIFSPTMGGGSNSSLSLDSGGAEPMPGEKRKLPENLTLEDAKRLRVMGDIPMELVNEVMLTITDPAAMLGPETSLLSANAARDETARLEERRGIIEFHVIGNSLTPKANRRVLLWLVGLQNVFSHQLPRMPKEYIARLVFDPKHKTLALIKDGRVIGGICFRMFPTQGFTEIVFCAVTSNEQVKGYGTHLMNHLKEYHIKHNILYFLTYADEYAIGYFKKQGFSKDIKVPKSRYLGYIKDYEGATLMECELNPRIPYTELSHIIKKQKEIIKKLIERKQAQIRKVYPGLSCFKEGVRQIPVESVPGIRETGWKPLGKEKGKELKDPDQLYTTLKNLLAQIKSHPSAWPFMEPVKKSEAPDYYEVIRFPIDLKTMTERLRSRYYVTRKLFVADLQRVIANCREYNPPDSEYCRCASALEKFFYFKLKEGGLIDK; the protein is encoded by the exons ATGGCGGAACCTTCCCAGGCCTCGACCCCGGCCCCGGCCACGCAGCCCCGTCCCCTTcagtctccagcccctgccccaactccgactcctgcccccagcccggCTTCAGCCCCGACTCCGGCTCCCACTCCggcaccagcccccaccccagctgcagCGCCAGCCGGCAGCACAGGGACTGGGGGTCCCGGGGTAGGAAGTGGGGGGACCGGGAGCGGAGGGGATCCGGCTCGACCTGGTCTGAGCCAGCAGCAGCGCGCCAGCCAGAGGAAGGCGCAAGTCCGGGGGCTGCCGCGCGCCAAGAAGCTTGAGAAGCTAGGGGTCTTCTCGGCTTGcaag GCCAATGAAACCTGCAAGTGTAATGGCTGGAAAAACCCCAAGCCCCCCACTGCACCCCGCATGGACCTGCAGCAGCCAGCTGCCAACCTGAGCGAGCTGTGCCGCAGCTGTGAGCACCCCTTGG CTGACCACGTGTCCCACCTGGAGAATGTGTCAGAGGATGAGATTAACCGGCTGCTGGGTATGGTGGTGGACGTGGAGAATCTGTTTATGTCTGTTCACAAAGAGGAGGACACAGACACTAAGCAGGTCTATTTCTACCTCTTCAAG cTCCTGCGGAAATGCATCCTGCAGATGACCCGGCCTGTGGTGGAGGGCTCCCTGGGCAGTCCCCCATTTGAGAAGCCTAATATTGAGCAG GGTGTGCTGAACTTTGTGCAGTACAAGTTTAGTCACTTGGCTCCTCGGGAGCGGCAGACGATGTTTGAGCTCTCCAAGATGTTCCTGCTCTGCCTTAACTACTGGAAACTTGAGACACCTGCCCAGTTTCGGCAGCGGTCTCAGGCCGAGGATGTGGCTACCTACAAGGTCAATTATACCAG ATGGCTTTGCTACTGCCACGTGCCCCAGAGCTGTGACAGCCTCCCCCGCTATGAGACCACTCACATCTTTGGGCGAAGCCTCCTCCGCTCCATCTTCACGGTGACCCGGCGGCAGTTGCTGGAGAAATTCCGGGTGGAGAAGGACAAGCTGGTGCCTGAGAAGAGGACCCTCATCCTCACCCACTTCCCAAA ATTCCTGTCCATGCTGGAGGAGGAGATCTATGGGGCAAACTCTCCGATCTGGGAGTCCAGCTTCACCATGCCGCCCTCAGAGGGGACCCAGCTGGTGCCCAGGCCGG CTACGGTTAGCGCGGCAGTCGTTCCCAATGCTCCCATCTTCAGCCCCACCATGGGTGGGGGCAGCAACAGCTCCTTGAGCCTGGATTCTGGAGGGGCCGAGCCCATGCCAG GTGAGAAGAGGAAGCTCCCAGAGAACCTGACCCTGGAGGATGCCAAGCGGCTTCGCGTAATGGGCGACATCCCTATGGAGCTGGTCAACGAGGTCATGCTCACCATCACTGACCCTGCCGCCATGCTGGGGCCTGAG ACGAGCCTGCTGTCAGCCAATGCAGCCCGGGACGAGACTGCCCGCCTGGAGGAACGCCGCGGCATCATCGAGTTCCACGTCATCGGCAACTCTCTGACGCCCAAGGCCAACCGGCGCGTGTTGCTCTGGCTTGTGGGGCTGCAGAACGTGTTCTCCCACCAGCTGCCGCGCATGCCCAAGGAGTACATCGCCCGCCTCGTCTTTGACCC GAAGCACAAGACTCTGGCCTTGATCAAGGATGGGCGGGTCATCGGTGGGATCTGCTTCCGCATGTTTCCCACTCAGGGCTTCACAGAGATTGTCTTCTGCGCCGTCACCTCAAATGAGCAGGTCAAG GGCTATGGGACTCACCTGATGAACCACCTGAAGGAGTATCATATCAAACACAACATTCTTTACTTCCTCACCTACGCAGATGAGTATGCCATTGGCTACTTCAAAAAGCAG GGCTTCTCCAAGGACATCAAAGTGCCCAAGAGCCGCTACCTGGGCTACATTAAGGACTATGAGGGTGCAACGCTGATGGAGTGTGAGCTGAATCCCCGGATCCCCTACACGGAGCTGTCCCACATCATCAAAAAGCAgaaggag ATCATCAAGAAGCTGATTGAGCGCAAGCAGGCCCAGATCCGAAAGGTCTACCCTGGGCTCAGCTGCTTCAAGGAGGGTGTGAGGCAGATCCCTGTGGAGAGTGTCCCCGGCATTC GAGAGACGGGCTGGAAGCcactggggaaggagaaggg GAAGGAGCTGAAGGATCCAGACCAGCTCTACACAACCCTCAAGAACTTGCTGGCCCAGATCAAG TCGCACCCCAGCGCCTGGCCCTTCATGGAGCCTGTGAAGAAGTCCGAGGCCCCTGACTACTACGAGGTCATCCGCTTCCCTATCG ACCTGAAGACCATGACGGAGCGACTGCGCAGCCGCTACTACGTCACCCGCAAGCTCTTCGTGGCCGACCTGCAGCGCGTCATCGCCAACTGCCGCGAGTACAACCCTCCAGACAGCGAGTACTGCCGCTGCGCCAGCGCCCTGGAGAAGTTCTTCTA
- the KAT2A gene encoding histone acetyltransferase KAT2A isoform X2, with product MAEPSQASTPAPATQPRPLQSPAPAPTPTPAPSPASAPTPAPTPAPAPTPAAAPAGSTGTGGPGVGSGGTGSGGDPARPGLSQQQRASQRKAQVRGLPRAKKLEKLGVFSACKANETCKCNGWKNPKPPTAPRMDLQQPAANLSELCRSCEHPLADHVSHLENVSEDEINRLLGMVVDVENLFMSVHKEEDTDTKQVYFYLFKLLRKCILQMTRPVVEGSLGSPPFEKPNIEQGVLNFVQYKFSHLAPRERQTMFELSKMFLLCLNYWKLETPAQFRQRSQAEDVATYKVNYTRWLCYCHVPQSCDSLPRYETTHIFGRSLLRSIFTVTRRQLLEKFRVEKDKLVPEKRTLILTHFPKFLSMLEEEIYGANSPIWESSFTMPPSEGTQLVPRPATVSAAVVPNAPIFSPTMGGGSNSSLSLDSGGAEPMPGEKRKLPENLTLEDAKRLRVMGDIPMELVNEVMLTITDPAAMLGPETSLLSANAARDETARLEERRGIIEFHVIGNSLTPKANRRVLLWLVGLQNVFSHQLPRMPKEYIARLVFDPKHKTLALIKDGRVIGGICFRMFPTQGFTEIVFCAVTSNEQVKGYGTHLMNHLKEYHIKHNILYFLTYADEYAIGYFKKQGFSKDIKVPKSRYLGYIKDYEGATLMECELNPRIPYTELSHIIKKQKEVCIIKKLIERKQAQIRKVYPGLSCFKEGVRQIPVESVPGIRETGWKPLGKEKGKELKDPDQLYTTLKNLLAQIKSHPSAWPFMEPVKKSEAPDYYEVIRFPIDLKTMTERLRSRYYVTRKLFVADLQRVIANCREYNPPDSEYCRCASALEKFFYFKLKEGGLIDK from the exons ATGGCGGAACCTTCCCAGGCCTCGACCCCGGCCCCGGCCACGCAGCCCCGTCCCCTTcagtctccagcccctgccccaactccgactcctgcccccagcccggCTTCAGCCCCGACTCCGGCTCCCACTCCggcaccagcccccaccccagctgcagCGCCAGCCGGCAGCACAGGGACTGGGGGTCCCGGGGTAGGAAGTGGGGGGACCGGGAGCGGAGGGGATCCGGCTCGACCTGGTCTGAGCCAGCAGCAGCGCGCCAGCCAGAGGAAGGCGCAAGTCCGGGGGCTGCCGCGCGCCAAGAAGCTTGAGAAGCTAGGGGTCTTCTCGGCTTGcaag GCCAATGAAACCTGCAAGTGTAATGGCTGGAAAAACCCCAAGCCCCCCACTGCACCCCGCATGGACCTGCAGCAGCCAGCTGCCAACCTGAGCGAGCTGTGCCGCAGCTGTGAGCACCCCTTGG CTGACCACGTGTCCCACCTGGAGAATGTGTCAGAGGATGAGATTAACCGGCTGCTGGGTATGGTGGTGGACGTGGAGAATCTGTTTATGTCTGTTCACAAAGAGGAGGACACAGACACTAAGCAGGTCTATTTCTACCTCTTCAAG cTCCTGCGGAAATGCATCCTGCAGATGACCCGGCCTGTGGTGGAGGGCTCCCTGGGCAGTCCCCCATTTGAGAAGCCTAATATTGAGCAG GGTGTGCTGAACTTTGTGCAGTACAAGTTTAGTCACTTGGCTCCTCGGGAGCGGCAGACGATGTTTGAGCTCTCCAAGATGTTCCTGCTCTGCCTTAACTACTGGAAACTTGAGACACCTGCCCAGTTTCGGCAGCGGTCTCAGGCCGAGGATGTGGCTACCTACAAGGTCAATTATACCAG ATGGCTTTGCTACTGCCACGTGCCCCAGAGCTGTGACAGCCTCCCCCGCTATGAGACCACTCACATCTTTGGGCGAAGCCTCCTCCGCTCCATCTTCACGGTGACCCGGCGGCAGTTGCTGGAGAAATTCCGGGTGGAGAAGGACAAGCTGGTGCCTGAGAAGAGGACCCTCATCCTCACCCACTTCCCAAA ATTCCTGTCCATGCTGGAGGAGGAGATCTATGGGGCAAACTCTCCGATCTGGGAGTCCAGCTTCACCATGCCGCCCTCAGAGGGGACCCAGCTGGTGCCCAGGCCGG CTACGGTTAGCGCGGCAGTCGTTCCCAATGCTCCCATCTTCAGCCCCACCATGGGTGGGGGCAGCAACAGCTCCTTGAGCCTGGATTCTGGAGGGGCCGAGCCCATGCCAG GTGAGAAGAGGAAGCTCCCAGAGAACCTGACCCTGGAGGATGCCAAGCGGCTTCGCGTAATGGGCGACATCCCTATGGAGCTGGTCAACGAGGTCATGCTCACCATCACTGACCCTGCCGCCATGCTGGGGCCTGAG ACGAGCCTGCTGTCAGCCAATGCAGCCCGGGACGAGACTGCCCGCCTGGAGGAACGCCGCGGCATCATCGAGTTCCACGTCATCGGCAACTCTCTGACGCCCAAGGCCAACCGGCGCGTGTTGCTCTGGCTTGTGGGGCTGCAGAACGTGTTCTCCCACCAGCTGCCGCGCATGCCCAAGGAGTACATCGCCCGCCTCGTCTTTGACCC GAAGCACAAGACTCTGGCCTTGATCAAGGATGGGCGGGTCATCGGTGGGATCTGCTTCCGCATGTTTCCCACTCAGGGCTTCACAGAGATTGTCTTCTGCGCCGTCACCTCAAATGAGCAGGTCAAG GGCTATGGGACTCACCTGATGAACCACCTGAAGGAGTATCATATCAAACACAACATTCTTTACTTCCTCACCTACGCAGATGAGTATGCCATTGGCTACTTCAAAAAGCAG GGCTTCTCCAAGGACATCAAAGTGCCCAAGAGCCGCTACCTGGGCTACATTAAGGACTATGAGGGTGCAACGCTGATGGAGTGTGAGCTGAATCCCCGGATCCCCTACACGGAGCTGTCCCACATCATCAAAAAGCAgaaggaggtgtgt ATCATCAAGAAGCTGATTGAGCGCAAGCAGGCCCAGATCCGAAAGGTCTACCCTGGGCTCAGCTGCTTCAAGGAGGGTGTGAGGCAGATCCCTGTGGAGAGTGTCCCCGGCATTC GAGAGACGGGCTGGAAGCcactggggaaggagaaggg GAAGGAGCTGAAGGATCCAGACCAGCTCTACACAACCCTCAAGAACTTGCTGGCCCAGATCAAG TCGCACCCCAGCGCCTGGCCCTTCATGGAGCCTGTGAAGAAGTCCGAGGCCCCTGACTACTACGAGGTCATCCGCTTCCCTATCG ACCTGAAGACCATGACGGAGCGACTGCGCAGCCGCTACTACGTCACCCGCAAGCTCTTCGTGGCCGACCTGCAGCGCGTCATCGCCAACTGCCGCGAGTACAACCCTCCAGACAGCGAGTACTGCCGCTGCGCCAGCGCCCTGGAGAAGTTCTTCTA
- the KAT2A gene encoding histone acetyltransferase KAT2A isoform X3: MAEPSQASTPAPATQPRPLQSPAPAPTPTPAPSPASAPTPAPTPAPAPTPAAAPAGSTGTGGPGVGSGGTGSGGDPARPGLSQQQRASQRKAQVRGLPRAKKLEKLGVFSACKANETCKCNGWKNPKPPTAPRMDLQQPAANLSELCRSCEHPLADHVSHLENVSEDEINRLLGMVVDVENLFMSVHKEEDTDTKQVYFYLFKLLRKCILQMTRPVVEGSLGSPPFEKPNIEQGVLNFVQYKFSHLAPRERQTMFELSKMFLLCLNYWKLETPAQFRQRSQAEDVATYKVNYTRWLCYCHVPQSCDSLPRYETTHIFGRSLLRSIFTVTRRQLLEKFRVEKDKLVPEKRTLILTHFPKFLSMLEEEIYGANSPIWESSFTMPPSEGTQLVPRPATVSAAVVPNAPIFSPTMGGGSNSSLSLDSGGAEPMPAGEKRKLPENLTLEDAKRLRVMGDIPMELVNEVMLTITDPAAMLGPETSLLSANAARDETARLEERRGIIEFHVIGNSLTPKANRRVLLWLVGLQNVFSHQLPRMPKEYIARLVFDPKHKTLALIKDGRVIGGICFRMFPTQGFTEIVFCAVTSNEQVKGYGTHLMNHLKEYHIKHNILYFLTYADEYAIGYFKKQGFSKDIKVPKSRYLGYIKDYEGATLMECELNPRIPYTELSHIIKKQKEIIKKLIERKQAQIRKVYPGLSCFKEGVRQIPVESVPGIRETGWKPLGKEKGKELKDPDQLYTTLKNLLAQIKSHPSAWPFMEPVKKSEAPDYYEVIRFPIDLKTMTERLRSRYYVTRKLFVADLQRVIANCREYNPPDSEYCRCASALEKFFYFKLKEGGLIDK, translated from the exons ATGGCGGAACCTTCCCAGGCCTCGACCCCGGCCCCGGCCACGCAGCCCCGTCCCCTTcagtctccagcccctgccccaactccgactcctgcccccagcccggCTTCAGCCCCGACTCCGGCTCCCACTCCggcaccagcccccaccccagctgcagCGCCAGCCGGCAGCACAGGGACTGGGGGTCCCGGGGTAGGAAGTGGGGGGACCGGGAGCGGAGGGGATCCGGCTCGACCTGGTCTGAGCCAGCAGCAGCGCGCCAGCCAGAGGAAGGCGCAAGTCCGGGGGCTGCCGCGCGCCAAGAAGCTTGAGAAGCTAGGGGTCTTCTCGGCTTGcaag GCCAATGAAACCTGCAAGTGTAATGGCTGGAAAAACCCCAAGCCCCCCACTGCACCCCGCATGGACCTGCAGCAGCCAGCTGCCAACCTGAGCGAGCTGTGCCGCAGCTGTGAGCACCCCTTGG CTGACCACGTGTCCCACCTGGAGAATGTGTCAGAGGATGAGATTAACCGGCTGCTGGGTATGGTGGTGGACGTGGAGAATCTGTTTATGTCTGTTCACAAAGAGGAGGACACAGACACTAAGCAGGTCTATTTCTACCTCTTCAAG cTCCTGCGGAAATGCATCCTGCAGATGACCCGGCCTGTGGTGGAGGGCTCCCTGGGCAGTCCCCCATTTGAGAAGCCTAATATTGAGCAG GGTGTGCTGAACTTTGTGCAGTACAAGTTTAGTCACTTGGCTCCTCGGGAGCGGCAGACGATGTTTGAGCTCTCCAAGATGTTCCTGCTCTGCCTTAACTACTGGAAACTTGAGACACCTGCCCAGTTTCGGCAGCGGTCTCAGGCCGAGGATGTGGCTACCTACAAGGTCAATTATACCAG ATGGCTTTGCTACTGCCACGTGCCCCAGAGCTGTGACAGCCTCCCCCGCTATGAGACCACTCACATCTTTGGGCGAAGCCTCCTCCGCTCCATCTTCACGGTGACCCGGCGGCAGTTGCTGGAGAAATTCCGGGTGGAGAAGGACAAGCTGGTGCCTGAGAAGAGGACCCTCATCCTCACCCACTTCCCAAA ATTCCTGTCCATGCTGGAGGAGGAGATCTATGGGGCAAACTCTCCGATCTGGGAGTCCAGCTTCACCATGCCGCCCTCAGAGGGGACCCAGCTGGTGCCCAGGCCGG CTACGGTTAGCGCGGCAGTCGTTCCCAATGCTCCCATCTTCAGCCCCACCATGGGTGGGGGCAGCAACAGCTCCTTGAGCCTGGATTCTGGAGGGGCCGAGCCCATGCCAG CAGGTGAGAAGAGGAAGCTCCCAGAGAACCTGACCCTGGAGGATGCCAAGCGGCTTCGCGTAATGGGCGACATCCCTATGGAGCTGGTCAACGAGGTCATGCTCACCATCACTGACCCTGCCGCCATGCTGGGGCCTGAG ACGAGCCTGCTGTCAGCCAATGCAGCCCGGGACGAGACTGCCCGCCTGGAGGAACGCCGCGGCATCATCGAGTTCCACGTCATCGGCAACTCTCTGACGCCCAAGGCCAACCGGCGCGTGTTGCTCTGGCTTGTGGGGCTGCAGAACGTGTTCTCCCACCAGCTGCCGCGCATGCCCAAGGAGTACATCGCCCGCCTCGTCTTTGACCC GAAGCACAAGACTCTGGCCTTGATCAAGGATGGGCGGGTCATCGGTGGGATCTGCTTCCGCATGTTTCCCACTCAGGGCTTCACAGAGATTGTCTTCTGCGCCGTCACCTCAAATGAGCAGGTCAAG GGCTATGGGACTCACCTGATGAACCACCTGAAGGAGTATCATATCAAACACAACATTCTTTACTTCCTCACCTACGCAGATGAGTATGCCATTGGCTACTTCAAAAAGCAG GGCTTCTCCAAGGACATCAAAGTGCCCAAGAGCCGCTACCTGGGCTACATTAAGGACTATGAGGGTGCAACGCTGATGGAGTGTGAGCTGAATCCCCGGATCCCCTACACGGAGCTGTCCCACATCATCAAAAAGCAgaaggag ATCATCAAGAAGCTGATTGAGCGCAAGCAGGCCCAGATCCGAAAGGTCTACCCTGGGCTCAGCTGCTTCAAGGAGGGTGTGAGGCAGATCCCTGTGGAGAGTGTCCCCGGCATTC GAGAGACGGGCTGGAAGCcactggggaaggagaaggg GAAGGAGCTGAAGGATCCAGACCAGCTCTACACAACCCTCAAGAACTTGCTGGCCCAGATCAAG TCGCACCCCAGCGCCTGGCCCTTCATGGAGCCTGTGAAGAAGTCCGAGGCCCCTGACTACTACGAGGTCATCCGCTTCCCTATCG ACCTGAAGACCATGACGGAGCGACTGCGCAGCCGCTACTACGTCACCCGCAAGCTCTTCGTGGCCGACCTGCAGCGCGTCATCGCCAACTGCCGCGAGTACAACCCTCCAGACAGCGAGTACTGCCGCTGCGCCAGCGCCCTGGAGAAGTTCTTCTA
- the HSPB9 gene encoding heat shock protein beta-9 — protein sequence MQRVGSGLPSGSRVASRSPSVALAEQNQVATLPVRLLRDDAAAVQNNVHAEDGFQMKVDAYGFTPEELVVQVDGQCLMVTGQRQLEGCSPDGAGYRVAQRVHRQMQLPPDLDPASMTCSMTPLGQLCVRGPCRALPSPEAQKGPSPRVRGRGSKCQPSLTQ from the coding sequence ATGCAGCGGGTCGGTAGCGGTCTCCCCAGCGGGAGCCGGGTGGCGTCCCGCAGTCCCAGCGTGGCCCTCGCCGAACAGAACCAGGTGGCCACGCTGCCGGTACGGCTGCTCAGGGACGATGCGGCGGCTGTGCAGAACAACGTCCACGCAGAGGATGGCTTCCAGATGAAGGTGGATGCCTACGGCTTTACCCCCGAGGAGCTGGTGGTGCAAGTGGACGGCCAATGTCTGATGGTGACCGGCCAGCGACAACTGGAGGGCTGCAGCCCGGATGGGGCCGGCTACCGCGTGGCGCAGAGGGTGCACCGGCAGATGCAACTACCGCCGGACCTGGATCCCGCCTCCATGACCTGCAGCATGACCCCCTTGGGCCAGCTGTGTGTCCGAGGCCCGTGCCGGGCGCTGCCTTCCCCTGAAGCCCAAAAAGGCCCATCCCCGAGAGTCCGGGGCCGTGGCTCTAAGTGCCAACCTAGCCTGACCCAGTAA
- the RAB5C gene encoding ras-related protein Rab-5C has protein sequence MAGRGGAARPNGPAAGNKICQFKLVLLGESAVGKSSLVLRFVKGQFHEYQESTIGAAFLTQTVCLDDTTVKFEIWDTAGQERYHSLAPMYYRGAQAAIVVYDITNTDTFARAKNWVKELQRQASPNIVIALAGNKADLASKRAVEFQEAQAYADDNSLLFMETSAKTAMNVNEIFMAIAKKLPKNEPQNAAGAPSRNRGVDLQENNPASRSQCCSN, from the exons ATGGCGGGTCGGGGAGGTGCAGCACGACCCAACGGACCAGCTGCTGGGAACAAGATCTGTCAGTTTAAGCTGGTCCTGCTGGGGGAGTCTGCGGTGGGCAAATCTAGCCTCGTCCTCCGCTTCGTCAAGGGACAATTCCATGAGTACCAGGAGAGCACAATTGGAG CGGCCTTCCTCACGCAGACGGTCTGTTTGGACGACACAACAGTCAAATTTGAGATCTGGGACACAGCTGGACAGGAGCGGTATCACAGCCTGGCCCCCATGTACTATCGGGGGGCCCAGGCTGCCATCGTGGTCTATGACATCACCAACACA GATACATTTGCACGGGCCAAGAACTGGGTGAAGGAGCTACAGAGGCAGGCCAGCCCCAACATCGTCATCGCACTCGCGGGGAACAAGGCGGACCTGGCCAGCAAGAGAGCTGTGGAATTCCAG GAAGCACAAGCCTATGCAGACGACAACAGTTTGCTGTTCATGGAGACATCAGCAAAGACTGCAATGAACGTGAATGAAATTTTCATGGCAATAG CTAAGAAGCTTCCCAAGAATGAGCCCCAGAACGCAGCTGGTGCTCCGAGCCGGAACCGAGGCGTGGACCTCCAGGAGAACAACCCAGCCAGCCGGAGCCAGTGCTGCAGCAACTGA